TCAGGAATTCTCCGGCTACGTTCACCAAGTGGCGATGGGCATCCGCCGCGTCAAAGCCGCCCTGCCCGCGATCTACGAACTCGCACAAGGCGGTACAGCCGTCGGCACTGGTTTGAACACGCCAAAAGGTTGGGGTGAAACCGTGGCGGCGGAAATGGCGTCGATCACAGGTTTGCCGTTCGTGACAGCACCGAACAAATTCGAAGCGCTTGCAGGTCACGACGCCCTTGTCGAAATGTCTGGCGCTTTGAAAACTGTCGCAGCCAGCCTTTACAAAATCGCAGCAGACATCCGCATGCTGGGTTCTGGCCCGCGCTGCGGCCTCGGCGAATTGATGTTGCCTGAAAACGAACCAGGCTCGTCCATCATGCCGGGCAAAGTGAACCCAACACAGGTCGAGGCGATCACCCAGGTCTGCGCGCATGTAATGGGCAACGACGCTGCAGTCGGTTTTGCTGGTTCACAGGGCCACTTTGAACTGAACGTCATGAAGCCAATGATGGCCTATAACGTATTGCAATCTATGCAACTTATCGGTGACGCATCCTCTGCCTTCACTGACAACTGCGTATCTGGCATCAAAGCCAACGAAGACCGCATCGAAAAACTGATGCGTGAATCGCTGATGCTTGTCACAGCACTTGCACCAACCATCGGCTACGACAACGCAACGACTGTCGCGAAGACGGCGCACAAGAACGGTACGACACTGAAAGAAGAAGCGATTAAGCTTGGCTTTGTGGACGAAGAAACCTTTGAAAAGGTTGTGCGCCCCGAGGATATGATCGGGCCAAAGTAAGCACCTTCCAATATAAGTTTTCAAGCGCGCGCCCTGCTATCAAGGCGCGCGTTTTTCATTTATGACAGAGACATCATGACAACGCCGATCAACCTCAACAAGGTCCGTAAAGACAAAGCGCGCAGCGAAAAGAAACTGCGCGCCGACGCGAATTCCGTGAAGTTCGGGCAAAGCAAAGCGCAACGCCTGCTTGAGGTTACCCAATCAAAACAAGCCTCTGCGCGGTTAGATGCGCTGAAATTCGATGATGAATGAAATACTCACAGGTCGGCCCGTCAAACGGTCCCTGACATTGGCAGGGCACCGGACCAGCGTGTCGCTCGAAGATATCTTTTGGAACGCATTTCGCCAGATTGCCGCACGGCGTGGTCAGCCGATCAACGACTTGGCCCGTGAAATTGATGCACAGCGGGGCGATATCGGGCTCGCGTCAGCGATCCGTGTATTTGTCCTAAAGGACGTTCAGGACCGCGTACCAGAATAAAGACCCTTACGGATTAGAGATGCACTGTCGTGCTCAAGGCGGGCGTTTGTACGGCGCCCATCGCGCGCCGACGCAGGAACGGTCGTTGACCGACCTTTATGGGGTGCAGCCGCCTTACGTGCGTACAGCGCATGTTCCGAAGGTGCACCAATCGCGCGTAGACGCGCCCGTAAACCAACCATTTTTCCCATTACGCTTTCTGAAGACTGTCCAAACATCATTCAATTCCTACCCATCCCAACACACACACTGTGTCGCGCTTCTGACAAAAACGCACCTTTTCGACGCATTTCGAAGTCTATTATCGGGTACATTAACAAAGGATTAATCAGCGTAAGTATCTGAAGTTAAATTATAATATCATAGAATTGACGCAAATCTTAGACAAATTGCTCAATTCTCGCCTTCGACACGAAACCGCAAACTGATCGCGATTGTCACGACGTCGGCTACAATTACATGGAACGCGGCACGAATCGCAGCCATATTCCGTCCTTCGAACGGACCGTCAAATGTGCGACGGGCACGGGAACACGTCCCTCGACGATTTCAAACCGATACGCACGTACCAATTGCGCGAGCAACACAACGCCCTCGATCATCGCAAAACCGGCACCGGTGCACACACGGGGGCCAGCCGAGAACGGCAAATAGGCCTCTCTTTGGCAGGTTTTCCCGTTTTCGGTCCCCCATCGCGCCGGATCAAAGGCATCCGGATTATCCCAAAGCCGCGATTGGCGATGCAGATGCCACGGTGACACAACAACCTGCGCACCCGGTTTCACGGACCGCCCACGGAAGATCTCCGGCTTTGTTGTCTCGCGGACCATCATTGGCACCGGCGGGTACAGGCGAAGCGCTTCGCGAAACACGTCCCGTGTATGTTTTAAAGTT
The Rhodobacteraceae bacterium S2214 genome window above contains:
- a CDS encoding ribbon-helix-helix domain-containing protein — encoded protein: MNEILTGRPVKRSLTLAGHRTSVSLEDIFWNAFRQIAARRGQPINDLAREIDAQRGDIGLASAIRVFVLKDVQDRVPE
- the fumC gene encoding class II fumarate hydratase; the encoded protein is MTATRTESDSFGPLEVQADRYWGAQTQRSIMNFPIGWEKQPVAIVRALGVIKQACAVANKERGKLDAKLADAMIEAASEVVAGKLDDHFPLVVWQTGSGTQSNMNANEVISNRAIEILGGEIGSKDPVHPNDHCNMGQSSNDTFPTAMHIAVATTAHDVLLPGLAKLHAALEQKQQEFDHIIKIGRTHTMDATPLTLGQEFSGYVHQVAMGIRRVKAALPAIYELAQGGTAVGTGLNTPKGWGETVAAEMASITGLPFVTAPNKFEALAGHDALVEMSGALKTVAASLYKIAADIRMLGSGPRCGLGELMLPENEPGSSIMPGKVNPTQVEAITQVCAHVMGNDAAVGFAGSQGHFELNVMKPMMAYNVLQSMQLIGDASSAFTDNCVSGIKANEDRIEKLMRESLMLVTALAPTIGYDNATTVAKTAHKNGTTLKEEAIKLGFVDEETFEKVVRPEDMIGPK
- a CDS encoding DUF4169 family protein, producing the protein MTTPINLNKVRKDKARSEKKLRADANSVKFGQSKAQRLLEVTQSKQASARLDALKFDDE